From the Methanobacterium sp. BAmetb5 genome, the window GAACTGGTAAAAACTTGGTGGACAAACGCCTGCTGGGTAGTGTCTCAGAAAAAGTAGTACATTCCGCCCCCTGCACTATACTCCTGGTGAGGACGGGTTAAGAAAGGGAATTACTATTTTTATTTTCTTTTATTTAATTAATGGGTCAACCTATCTGTTTATCGTTAATCAAGTTATTTTAATTGCCAATGTTTTTATCCTAGTTACTCTTCCTATATATTACAATAAAACAAAATCATAACTTTTATATCACTAAGAATCCCAATTCTTCTTCAAGTAATCAAAAAAAAGAGCTATAATATATGGTAACCTTATGCCGGTGATATATTGGAACTATTGGCACTCATGGTATTGTTGGTCATTTGCCTGATAATTGTGATAAAATCTGCGGATATTTTTGTAGATAATTTAGTGGAGATCGGTCTGGTACTGGGAATATCGGAGATAATCTTGGGAGTAACTGCATCGGCAATTGGAACATCTCTACCTGAATTCGGTTCGGCTATGATTGCCATTTTAGGCGGGAATCACGATATTGGTATTGGTTGTGCTATAGGGGCAAATATATGGAATATGTCTGGAATAATAGGAATATCTGCCATTTTTTCTGGTGTAATCACTACCAGTGCTCCGGAAGTGAACCGTGATGGGTTAATGGCTTTAATTACTGCATTAACTTTAATGGTATCTCTATTTGTAATTCAAAACATGTCTTTTGTTTTTGGAATTCTGATGGTGGCCATGTACTTGGTGTATCTTGGGGTTTTGATTAGGGCTCAAAAAAACAACGAAAGCAGCCAAATGCAATGTTGTGAAGTTAAAGAAGAGGTTAAAGTAAAGTCATTAAGTATTAAACCGTTCTTACTGGCATTTGCTGGCTTATTTGGTCTGGCTATTGGGTGTAGAGTTATAGTGTATTGTACCATAGGGATTTCAGAAATTACTAGTGTCCCTTCATCTTTAGCTGGCATATTCCTGGCATTGGGAACTACTGCTCCCGAGTTTTTTACAGTTTTATCCTCGGCTAAAAAGGGTTTGAATAGCCTTGCGGTAGGTACGGTATTTGGAAGTAATATCTTTAATATCTTAATTGGATTGGGAATACCATCTCTATTTGTTTTGATACCGGTTGATCCTGTTGCAATTTATTTTGATGTTCCGGTAATGGTTTGTATAACTTTACTATTCCTGTTTTTAATAAAAAGGGGAATGAAACTAACCCGGGTAGATGGGATAGTTTTAATTGCTTCTTACATATTATATATCCTGATAAGAGTTTTCTTTTTCTAACAGTCAAATATTCTAAATTAGAATAAGAAAATCATAATCTATTTAAATGAACTTTCCTTTCAAAAATAACCACTCCTCATATAAATTGGTGATATTTAACAGTTGTTTTTATCATCAATTCACAATGTTTATATTCATTTTCACTAAACTTAATTTGATTATCATTATTAAATTGGGGGTATCAAGTTGTCATTCATTAAAAAACTATTAGGTTTAGGTCCAAAGCCAGTAATTGCAAAAAGCAGATACATTACCATTGAAGAAGCTAAAATGGCGCCGTTTACCAAGAAAACCAGGGGACAGGGATACGGAACCCTCATGCGTCCTGATGTTTATTACATTGTGGCCTCGGTGGAACTGGGAAACACCACCACCAAATGTATTCTAACGGCCACTAACCTCAACACCAGTCGCACTTACCTTTTAGATAAAACTGTTAAAATGACCCGGGATATTCGCCCCCCTAAAAAGGGTGAAAAGGTCTTTGGGGAGACAGTGTGGCATGTGGAACTGACCCAGGAATCAGTGGCGGAACTGGTTAAAAACACCATTCTGGAGTCAGTGAAACGTTCTGGAATTAGCATAGAAGAAGATCTGGACTTTGTGGTACGTTCAACTGGGGTAACGGCAGGTTTTGCCTCTCCCAAAGAAGTGGGAGAACTCATCATTGCCCTGGCTAACGGCTGTCTGGAAGCAGGCATACCCCCTAGTAAAATGTCCCCCTCCATTTCCAAGGACAGTTTACCCAAAAAATTACGGGATTTCACCCTCCTGGATAAGGTCATGTTTGACGGAGCAGTGGTCAGCGTAGTTCCACCCACAGGCAGAGCAGTGGTGGCCAATGAAATGGAAGGAGAACTGGTAACTGCGGGTATAAAAGCAGGTGCCAAATGGACTGAAGTAGATTATCGTAACCCCTGTATTTCCATGGATTTCGGAACCACCCTGGCTGGCCGAATAGTTAACAATGATGAACCCTACGCCCGCACGGTGGGAAACTTCTGTGGACTGGCTGGAGCCATATCTGACGCCATTATCCGGGGAACTGAAAAGGTGGATCAACGGGGTGGTGCCGCTTTAGACCTTTACACTAGGGACATACTCAAAAAAGCAGATTGGAAAGCTGCTGAAGAGTTTGCCCGGCGCGCCCATGAACACGTGGACATAAGAAAAGTTCCAGAAGGAAGGGAACGCTTTGGAACTGTACCGGTAGACCCTAAAGCAGCATACGATGCAGGAACCACACTTATTGGCTGTGATGTAGGTAAAGATGGGGACGAAATCCCCGAACTCACTAAACTGGGTCATGAACTAATTGAATCTACTGATATCCACACATTATTTGCCACTCTGGACCATGTCAGTGCCAATGTGGTCAAAAGGCTAATAGTAGAAGCAGATGAAGAAGGAGTTATACAGGAAGGATCACTGCTGGGAGTCACTGGACGGGCAGGAATAACTGGTCATAAACCGGACCTGGTTTTGGAATTTGCCAAGGACTACTTTGCCGATGTTCTATTTGTTTCCGATGCCCTTGCACTTGGTGCAGCAGTAATGGCCCGCTGTATGAATTCTATGGGAACACCACACACACCATTAGGTGGCAGGCAGGGAGGGCCCTGCATACTGGGCCCAAGAAGAAAGTTACAGCAAAAATAATGGCTATATCATAAATCATGGTTGATATTCCTAACCCGATTATACACCGTGATTTTTTCCTATTTCTTAAGATTCATGGCTTTAATTTTAAATGCTAATGATTCAATTTAGATCCCTATTAGGAGTGGTTCTTTTTCAATGGCATCTAGTCCCAACCCATCACCCCACGTTTTAATAACTGCAGGCCCATTTTAGAATAAAATATGTACTCCTTGAAAACTAACTATTTTAAGAACTTGGATCAATAATTGATTTATTCAAGTTACCTTACGATTTCGTGATTGTCATGAAGAGAGTTTTATGGTATTTGATTGCTGGTAGCAAGGGGGGAGTCAACAGGGCTAGAATAATTAAAACCCTCCATGATAGGCCCTACAACATCAATCAACTTTCAAAAGAACTTGATCTTGATTATAAAACCATAAAACACCATATTAAAGTATTAGAAGACAACGATATCATTTTCAACTCTACAGGGGAGAAAAAATACGGAGCCATGTATTTTTTATCCAATAGAATGGAAGAAAACTACTCCACCTTCTTAGATATTCTCAGTAAAATGCAAACTCAATAGAGAGGAAAATCAATAAAAAATAATATTTTATCCTTAATAATCGGTATAGAGGTGATGTAATGTCAGGAGTACATGAAGGACCGGGAGGGCCCGAATTTCATGGTGGAAATGTAACTGGAACGGGTGGGGGAAATGGTAGTGGAATGGTGCCAATTAACGTTGACAACTCACAGCTCATTACCATTGACGTTGTACTGGGGATTGCCAATATATGCCTCTTACTTGTTTTACTCTACATGTACATAGGCAGTTACCGAAAATTCAAATCTGAATTTACCTTTGGCCTGGTGGCATTTGCAATGCTTCTACTCCTGCAGAATGCTTTATTCACCGGCTTTTTGTTACTTCATGAGGGATTCAAAGGTCCGGGAATGGGTAGTCCCATATTTTTCCTGAACACCATCGAATTCTTTGCACTTTCAGTACTTATAGGCGTAACCAGGGAATAGCATATAATGAATGATTAAATCGTAGAAAATCAAGGAAAGAAAGATATCCAGTGGAATGTTATGGTTGTCGCGGTTTTAATGGCCGGTGGAAAGGGCACGCGGATGAATTCTCAGCAGGAAAAACCCTTAATTATCATTGGGGAAAGACCGCTCATTGAATATGTACTCCAGGCCGTGGATGATTCATCCTTAATTGATGAAATAATAGTGGCTGTAAGCCCACACACCCCCCAAACAGGTGTTTATGCTGAAAATCTTGGTTTTAAAGTTCTAAAAACTCCGGGAAATGGATATGTGGAAGATCTTTCCTTCATACTTGCCCAGGAAGAGTTAAAAGATGAGGTAATCCTTACGGTTACTGCTGATCTTCCCCTACTCACGGGACAGATCATTGACCGGGTAGTGGAGGAGTATCATAAATCACCCCAACCAGCCATGTCAGTGATGGTACCGGTGGAAATATTCCGTGAACATGGTCTCCAGGCCAGTTTAGTGCTGGAGAATCGGGTTCCCTCTGGATTAAATATATTAAGGGGGAAGAATACAGAACAAGATGAAGAAGTTCTGGTCCTCGATAAAATTGAACTGGCATTAAATATTAATAGCCCCGAGGACATAATATGCCTAAAGAAACTATGGGGAAACTCCAGAAGGTGAGGTTATGGTTGAGAAAGAAGAAAGGAAACTCATAAAAGGGGAAGAAAAGGTTTGGAGTGAAATTAAGGGTTACCAGGTGGCTACTAATAATGCTCGTATCCTTGGGGAACTTGAAGAGCTTATTATCAATGATAGGACTGGTAAAATAACTGATGTAGTTATTAAAGTTGATAAAGGAAGAAATGTTACAGTTAAAGGTTCTAAACAGAAAGGAGACACTTTACTGGTGCCCTTCGGTAAAGTGGAAAAGGTGGGCGAATTCATTATCATATCTGAGTAAAATCCAACCCCCACTCCTTTATTCCCATATCTAAATAATTCCCATATCTAAATAGAATATTCATTCCCCAGAATAGGGAATGTATGAACCACTTTTTTTTATCAAGGCACTGAAAAATAGATAAACGACTAAAAAATAATTAGAGAATTTACTTGTAAAAAGGATGCCCTGTATCATTCTTTTTCTTTATTATTTCATCAATATCTGGTTCTTCATTAAATGCTCGTTTAATAGCAATTTTGGTGGCATCATAATTGAACTCGTAAATCTTATCCGCATCTTTTGCTTCAGGATGGATGAAAACCCCGCATATTATGCAGATGTCTTCAATTGTGGATTTGGAGATTATTCCTTCCTCTACAGAATCCACCACGGCCATAGCCACTGCTTTCTGGGCTGGTCCAAATATCAAGGTAGCATCTTCTAAATCTTTGATACTGACCTTGGGTACTAACATGGTAATGGGTTTAGCCACCAAGTTAGGGGTTATAACTGCAAATAAGGGGGTGTGCTTATCTACCTGATTTACCAAAGCATTGGCAAAGGCTTTACCAACTGCTCCTTCTTTATCTCCCACTAAAAGGTCAATATGTGCTACTTCCGCACCATCTCCTACTAAAGCTTCTCCAGTAAGATACATGATTTACACCTCGCATACTCCTTGTAGTTTCACGAATTCCTTATTAAATACAGTCACTTTTATGTTATTCATGAAATATAAGATTTGGTTGTGGGAAAAATTTTGCAAAAATAGAACTTAAAAAAAGAAATTTAGTAAAGAAAATAAAAGAGGAATGATTACATTCCCTTTAAACTCTGATCAATCATCCTTTTGGTTTCAGCAGCTAACTCTGGTGGTAGACCAGCTATATCCATGCTCAGGAATCCCCTGACAATCATGGAAGATGCTTCTTCTTCACTTAACCCGCGGGACATAAGGTAAAGCACTTCTTCCTCAGCTATTTTACCTACTGCTGCTTCGTGGGATAGTTCCAGTTCGGTAGAGGCACCTTCCAACTCTGGCACAGCGTATATCATTGACTCATCTGATAACACCAGTCCGTGGCATTCAAGGTGGCCTTTAACATTCTTAGACCTTCCTGCCAGGTGTCCACGAGCGTAAACCTGGGACTGGTCCTTAGAAACAGATCGGGAGATCATTTCCGTACTGCAACCCTCACCTTCTAAGAAAACCCGGGAACCCATATCCAGGACAGATTGTTTCTGACCACCCAGTATGGATTGGAAAACAACCTTGGAGTTGTTTCCAGTACAGTAAGCAGTTGGATAGGATTGTATGCTTCTAACCGGGCTGGTTAGGATGTAATTGCTGATGTAGGTTGATTCATCTCCTACCATCACCCCGGTACGGGGTCTAACATCCACCTGTTCAGCCCAGTTGTGTACCATGGTAAAGGTGATCTTAGCCCCTTTTTTAAGGTAGAATTCGGATACTCCCACGTGTAAAGCTGAAGTAACATCTTCTCCTGTGGCACATCCAGTTATGATATGGAGTTCGGAGTTTTCTTCGGCAATGATGATGTTGTGGGCAGTTTGCATAATCTTCTCATCACCGATGAACATGCAGGCCTGGAGGGGAAATACCTCTTTAGAACCTGGCAGGGATCTTATGAAGTAACCCCCACTACCTCCTTCTTTCCTTTCCCGTAAAGCTGTTTGGGCAGTGTATTTATCGCTATCAACGGCTACTGCTTTCCACATGTAATCTTTTAGCCAGCCATATTTATCCAGAGCCACATTCATGCCCATTATTTCTACAGACTCGGAAGCACAAGTAGTACACACTCCGCTCTGGTCTACCTGGACAAAGGTACCGGATCTTTCTTCTTCGTTGGGATCCACTCCCACCTTCAAGAGGGTTTCCTGCACCTTTCGGGGAACTTCGTTGGCCCGAGAAACCTGTTCATGCTCACCTGCTTCCTCTTTGATGAACTGTTCCAGGTCAATATCTTCACCGTAGAGTGCTTTCTTTTCTTTAGCTTTCTCGGCACGCTCTATTGTATTTGGCAACATTCCACACACCCGTGAAATCCTTCTTTCCTTATGTCTTCTATAATCTCATCTGGGCTTCCTGAACAGGCGATTTTACCATCCATGAGTACATGGGCAGTATCGGCCGCCACAAAATTAAGTATGTAACCAAGATGGGTTATTAAAAGGCCTGATTTTTCTCTGAGACCTGGTTTTTTATCCTTATCAAGTAGGGTATTAATTTCTTCAGCCAGTAGCTCCACATTCTCAATGTCTACACCAGAGTCTGGTTCATCGAACATTATAAAATCTGGGGACTGTGCCAGGAGTTGTAATATCTCGGATCTTTTGACTTCTCCTCCGGAAAAGCCAAGATTCACATCCCTTTCCAGGAATCTTTCATCGAACTTGAGTTTGTATACCAGGTCCATCATTTCCTGACTGAGTTCTTTATCTTCGTCCTTTTCGCCGTGTTCAATCTTTAAAAGGTCTCCCAGTCTCACTCCTCTAATGGAAGGAGGATTTTGGAAACTAACACCGAATCCTTTTCGAACTCTTTCAGTGGTAGAAAGGTGGGTTATGTCTTCCCCTTTAAAAATTATTTCTCCACGGGTTACATTGTACTTGGGAAAACCCAGCAGAGTCATGAAAAGAGTACTTTTACCAGCTCCGTTAGGTCCTAAAAGTACATGTGTTTCTCCTTTGTCTATTCGTAAGTCCACGTCACTGAGAATTTCTTTTCCACTTACTTCCACTGCGAGATCAGTTATTTCCAGTAGCAGTTTAACCACCACCATTTTTTTTGTTTAATTAAAGATGGAATATATTTTGGATGTGATATAACACACCTTATATTTTATATTGCACTTATTTCTTATAAAATTCATTAAAAAAAACCTGATTTTTAGCCATGAAAGTTGCAGGGGCAATATATATCCGGAAATAAAAATACATTAAATTAGAAGATGAATTATAGTAACTAGATTTAAATAATAAAGAATGGTTTCCTACTACTCTATGAAATAAAATAACTTCCCTGCCGGTTATAATGTTTAATAATCATGTTTAAACCCGCTAAGGGTTTAACAACACTTTTTAAGCTAATATTGGGAAATAGGATTTAGGATTCCTATATATATATTTTTCGAATTTGTTTTTGAAGTAACCTTTATAATAACTATCCCCCTATGCATATAATGTACAGTAATATAGTACGCCGACAAAGCAAGGAGGAAAGCCAATGGCTGAGGATGATGTAAAGATCGTGATGTTTTGTTGTAACTGGTGCTCCTACGGTGGAGCAGACACTGCAGGAACCGCAAGGATGCAGTATCCTCCAAATGTGCGGGTCATCCGAGTAATGTGCTCGGGAAGAATTGAACCTCAATTTATATTCAAGGCCTTCAGAGAAGGTGCTGATGGGGTCATTGTGGCCGGCTGTCACCATGGAGACTGCCACTACGACGCAGGAAACTACAAACTAGACCGTAGAATGAGATTAATCTACAAATTAGCAGATGAAATAGGAATTGGTAGAGAAAGGATTCACCATGACTGGATATCTGCTTCTGAAGGGGAAAAATTTGCAGAAACCGTCAAAATGATGGTTGCACGTATAACTGCTCTGGGCCCATCCCCACTCAAGGAACAACTTGAGGCTCCAGAAGAATCAGAAATGGAGGCCTAAAATGGCAGATAAAATTAAACTAGGAAACGTTTGGTTGGGTGTATGTTCTGGATGTGAACTATCCATTGCCGACATCCACGAAGCCATTGTAGATGTTCTGGGATTAGCAGACTTCGAATTCATGCCTGTTTTAATGGACACCAAATACGATGAATGGACTGACGTAGATGTGGCCATAGTTACCGGTGGTATTCGAAACGACGAAAACCGAGAACTGGCTCTAAAAGTAAGAGAAAAGGCCAAGGTAGTTATTGCCTATGGGACCTGTGCTGCTTACGGTGGAGTCTTTGGACTGGGAAACCTACACACAGTTGATGACTTAACCCAGGAAGCTTACATTAATTCTGAAAGTACCTACAATGATGAAGGAATAATACCTAGCGAAGGAGTACCTCATCTGGAAAGCAGGATGAGACCATTAACTGAAGTTATTGATGTGGATTTAGTTTTACCTGGATGCCCACCCCGCTCTGATCTGGTGGCCCAAATCGTTATGGCTCTCTTAAAAGGAGAAGAATTACCTGAACTACCACAGACCAACCTTTGTGAAGTATGTCCTAGGGAAAAACCACCAGAAGGAATGGCCATGGACAAAATCATCCGACAGTTCGAACTGGGAGAACCAGAACCAGAAATGTGTCTGGTGCCTCAGGGACTGGTCTGTATGGGTCCTGCTACCATCTCCATGTGTGGTGCTGAATGCCCCAGCATAGGTATCCGCTGCCAGGGATGTTACGGACCTACCTTCAACGTGGTGGACCAGGGTGCTAAAATGATCAGTGCCATCGGTTCCGACTTCGGTGTGGAACGCGATAAAACTGTGGACCCTGAAGAAGTAGCCAATGAAATGGATGACATTGTTGGAACTTTCTACACCTACACACTCCCATCAGCTCTAATACCAGCTAAGATGAAAAAGGAGGGTAAATAAATGGTTACACTCAAAATGGAACCTGTGACCAGGATCGAAGGTCACGCCAAAATCACAGTGGACCTGGATGAAGCAGGAAATGTCCAGGACACCAAACTCCACGTTATGGAATTCCGTGGATTTGAAAAATTCCTGCAAGGACGAAATATCGAAGAAGTACCAAGGTTAGTACCTCGAATATGTGGTATCTGTGATGTACAGCACCACCTGGCAGCTGCTAAAGCTGTGGATGCCTGTTTCGGATTTGCCCCTGACGACATTCTCCCTACTGCCTACAAAATGAGGGAAATCATGAGCTGGGGTTCCGTAATGCACTCCCACGCTCTGCACTTCTACTTCCTGGCTGCACCTGACTTCATAGCCGGAAAAGACAGAAAAACCAGGAACGTTTTCCAGATCGTTAAAGACGCTCCTGACGCAGCCCTTCAGGCAATTGAACTGCGAAAAAATGCTTTGGACATAATCAAAGCCACTGGTGGACGACCAATTCACCCAACATCTTCCACTCCTGGTGGTATCTCTACCAGTCTGGATGATGAAACCCAGAAAGACCTTCTACAGAAGGCCCAGAGGAACGTAGAACTATCTGTGGCCACCCTTGAACTGGCTAAACCAATATTCGAAGAAAATCTGGACCTGGTGAAAACCTTAGGTTACGTGGAAACTTACCACACTGGACTGGTTAAAAACGGAGTATGGGACATGTACGACGGAAACGTCCGCATGAAAGACAAAGAAGGAAACCCATACGTTGAATTTGCCCCATCCGATTACCTGGACTACATTGCTGAAAAGGTTAAACCATACTCCTGGCTCAAATTCCCCTACATAAAAGATCTGGGATACCCAGACGGAATTTACCGTGTGGCTCCATTATCACGACTTAACGTGGCAGATAAGATGCCTGATGCTGCACCATTAGCACAGGAAGCCTTAAACGAATTCAGAGATCTCTTTGGATATGCTCAGGAACCATTACTCTTCCACTGGGCCCGACTCATAGAGTTACTCGCTGCTTCCGAGTGCGCTGCTGATGCACTGGAAGGAGACCTATCTGGACAGAAATTCCCAGACTCTCTGGAAAGAACTGCTGGTGAAGGTGTAGGTATCGTGGAAGCATCCCGAGGAACTTTAACCCACCACTATGCTTGTGACGAAAACGGAAACGTTACCAAAGCAAACATCGTGGTAGCTACCATTCAGAACAACCCCGCTATGGAAATGGGTATCCAGAAAGTCGCTCAAGACTACATCAAACCAGGAGTAGAAGTAGACGACAAGATCTTCAACCTCATGGAAATGGTTATCAGGGCATACGACCCATGTTTATCCTGTGCAACCCACGAAATCGACAGTCAAATGAGACTCGCCACCCTTGAAGTGTACGACAGCGAGGGACACCTCGTTAAACGAATTTAATACTTTCTAAGAGGGTGAAGAAAGATGATAGTGGTTAACAAGGAAGACTGCATTCGATGTGGGGCCTGTCAGGGAACCTGTCCAACTGCAGCCATCGCTGTGTCTCCCGATGATGTCATTTACTGTGATGTCTGTGGAGGAGAGCCAAAATGTGTGGACATTTGTCCTACTGGTGCTCTTAAAACTGATGAGCTAGTTGTGGATGAATCAGGCAATACCCAGACCAGAGTAACCTTTAACCCCAAACTCTGTGATGAGTGCGGTGACTGTGTAGAAGTCTGCCCACCTCAGATCCTCAAATTAGAGGCGGGTAAAGTGCAGACCATACCACTACAGGGTTACTGTGTCATGTGCCAGCAGTGCGCAGACATATGCCCCGTAGAAGTCATTGGGGTAGAAGGAGTTAAAGAACCTAAAAAGATGGACTTGGAGATCACTGGTCCTATATACATTGTCGATTGTGTTGGATGCGGTATGTGTGTGGACGAATGTCCAGTAGATGCCATAACACTCCCTGAAATCGGAGAAAGCATCGTCATCGACGAGGACACCTGTATTAAATGTGGAGTCTGTTCCCAGACCTGCCCATGGAATGCAGTGTTCATATCTGGTAAGAAACCAGTAAAAAGGACTAAAGAACTCAAAAAGTTCGAAGTGGACGAAGAAACCTGTATCGGCTGTAATGTTTGTGTAGAAGCCTGTCCTGGCGACTTCATAAAACCCAAAGCCTCTGAACTAAGTGTGGAATTACCCGCAATCTGTACCTACTGTGGACTCTGTGAAAAGATGTGCCCAGTAGAAGCTATTGACCTGGATGTTGAACTGGGATTAGCTAAACAAGCATCAGAAGAAGGAATAGTATGGGATGAATCCAAGTGTGAATACATTGGAGCCTGTGCCCGTATTTGTCCAACTGAAGCTATCCGCGTGGTTACTAACACTGGTTTCGAAGTTCCTGGAGATGCCGAAGTTGGTGGAGAGCCATCATTCGCCATGTGTACCCGTTGTGGAGCATGCACTGTTGCCTGCCCAGAAGGAGCACTTCAACTGGTGGAAATGGACAAGGTTGTTGACGGTGAAGTTGTCAAGAGGAACAGGGTTCAGTTCAGTCCGGACAAGTGTACCCAGTGTGGGGACTGTG encodes:
- a CDS encoding calcium/sodium antiporter, coding for MELLALMVLLVICLIIVIKSADIFVDNLVEIGLVLGISEIILGVTASAIGTSLPEFGSAMIAILGGNHDIGIGCAIGANIWNMSGIIGISAIFSGVITTSAPEVNRDGLMALITALTLMVSLFVIQNMSFVFGILMVAMYLVYLGVLIRAQKNNESSQMQCCEVKEEVKVKSLSIKPFLLAFAGLFGLAIGCRVIVYCTIGISEITSVPSSLAGIFLALGTTAPEFFTVLSSAKKGLNSLAVGTVFGSNIFNILIGLGIPSLFVLIPVDPVAIYFDVPVMVCITLLFLFLIKRGMKLTRVDGIVLIASYILYILIRVFFF
- a CDS encoding methanogenesis marker 14 protein produces the protein MSFIKKLLGLGPKPVIAKSRYITIEEAKMAPFTKKTRGQGYGTLMRPDVYYIVASVELGNTTTKCILTATNLNTSRTYLLDKTVKMTRDIRPPKKGEKVFGETVWHVELTQESVAELVKNTILESVKRSGISIEEDLDFVVRSTGVTAGFASPKEVGELIIALANGCLEAGIPPSKMSPSISKDSLPKKLRDFTLLDKVMFDGAVVSVVPPTGRAVVANEMEGELVTAGIKAGAKWTEVDYRNPCISMDFGTTLAGRIVNNDEPYARTVGNFCGLAGAISDAIIRGTEKVDQRGGAALDLYTRDILKKADWKAAEEFARRAHEHVDIRKVPEGRERFGTVPVDPKAAYDAGTTLIGCDVGKDGDEIPELTKLGHELIESTDIHTLFATLDHVSANVVKRLIVEADEEGVIQEGSLLGVTGRAGITGHKPDLVLEFAKDYFADVLFVSDALALGAAVMARCMNSMGTPHTPLGGRQGGPCILGPRRKLQQK
- a CDS encoding winged helix-turn-helix domain-containing protein, coding for MKRVLWYLIAGSKGGVNRARIIKTLHDRPYNINQLSKELDLDYKTIKHHIKVLEDNDIIFNSTGEKKYGAMYFLSNRMEENYSTFLDILSKMQTQ
- a CDS encoding NTP transferase domain-containing protein; amino-acid sequence: MVVAVLMAGGKGTRMNSQQEKPLIIIGERPLIEYVLQAVDDSSLIDEIIVAVSPHTPQTGVYAENLGFKVLKTPGNGYVEDLSFILAQEELKDEVILTVTADLPLLTGQIIDRVVEEYHKSPQPAMSVMVPVEIFREHGLQASLVLENRVPSGLNILRGKNTEQDEEVLVLDKIELALNINSPEDIICLKKLWGNSRR
- a CDS encoding PRC-barrel domain-containing protein, producing MVEKEERKLIKGEEKVWSEIKGYQVATNNARILGELEELIINDRTGKITDVVIKVDKGRNVTVKGSKQKGDTLLVPFGKVEKVGEFIIISE
- the fae gene encoding formaldehyde-activating enzyme gives rise to the protein MYLTGEALVGDGAEVAHIDLLVGDKEGAVGKAFANALVNQVDKHTPLFAVITPNLVAKPITMLVPKVSIKDLEDATLIFGPAQKAVAMAVVDSVEEGIISKSTIEDICIICGVFIHPEAKDADKIYEFNYDATKIAIKRAFNEEPDIDEIIKKKNDTGHPFYK
- a CDS encoding SufD family Fe-S cluster assembly protein, translating into MLPNTIERAEKAKEKKALYGEDIDLEQFIKEEAGEHEQVSRANEVPRKVQETLLKVGVDPNEEERSGTFVQVDQSGVCTTCASESVEIMGMNVALDKYGWLKDYMWKAVAVDSDKYTAQTALRERKEGGSGGYFIRSLPGSKEVFPLQACMFIGDEKIMQTAHNIIIAEENSELHIITGCATGEDVTSALHVGVSEFYLKKGAKITFTMVHNWAEQVDVRPRTGVMVGDESTYISNYILTSPVRSIQSYPTAYCTGNNSKVVFQSILGGQKQSVLDMGSRVFLEGEGCSTEMISRSVSKDQSQVYARGHLAGRSKNVKGHLECHGLVLSDESMIYAVPELEGASTELELSHEAAVGKIAEEEVLYLMSRGLSEEEASSMIVRGFLSMDIAGLPPELAAETKRMIDQSLKGM
- the sufC gene encoding Fe-S cluster assembly ATPase SufC; the protein is MLLEITDLAVEVSGKEILSDVDLRIDKGETHVLLGPNGAGKSTLFMTLLGFPKYNVTRGEIIFKGEDITHLSTTERVRKGFGVSFQNPPSIRGVRLGDLLKIEHGEKDEDKELSQEMMDLVYKLKFDERFLERDVNLGFSGGEVKRSEILQLLAQSPDFIMFDEPDSGVDIENVELLAEEINTLLDKDKKPGLREKSGLLITHLGYILNFVAADTAHVLMDGKIACSGSPDEIIEDIRKEGFHGCVECCQIQ
- a CDS encoding hydrogenase iron-sulfur subunit; this translates as MAEDDVKIVMFCCNWCSYGGADTAGTARMQYPPNVRVIRVMCSGRIEPQFIFKAFREGADGVIVAGCHHGDCHYDAGNYKLDRRMRLIYKLADEIGIGRERIHHDWISASEGEKFAETVKMMVARITALGPSPLKEQLEAPEESEMEA
- a CDS encoding F420-nonreducing hydrogenase, giving the protein MADKIKLGNVWLGVCSGCELSIADIHEAIVDVLGLADFEFMPVLMDTKYDEWTDVDVAIVTGGIRNDENRELALKVREKAKVVIAYGTCAAYGGVFGLGNLHTVDDLTQEAYINSESTYNDEGIIPSEGVPHLESRMRPLTEVIDVDLVLPGCPPRSDLVAQIVMALLKGEELPELPQTNLCEVCPREKPPEGMAMDKIIRQFELGEPEPEMCLVPQGLVCMGPATISMCGAECPSIGIRCQGCYGPTFNVVDQGAKMISAIGSDFGVERDKTVDPEEVANEMDDIVGTFYTYTLPSALIPAKMKKEGK
- the mvhA gene encoding F420-non-reducing hydrogenase subunit MvhA, with product MVTLKMEPVTRIEGHAKITVDLDEAGNVQDTKLHVMEFRGFEKFLQGRNIEEVPRLVPRICGICDVQHHLAAAKAVDACFGFAPDDILPTAYKMREIMSWGSVMHSHALHFYFLAAPDFIAGKDRKTRNVFQIVKDAPDAALQAIELRKNALDIIKATGGRPIHPTSSTPGGISTSLDDETQKDLLQKAQRNVELSVATLELAKPIFEENLDLVKTLGYVETYHTGLVKNGVWDMYDGNVRMKDKEGNPYVEFAPSDYLDYIAEKVKPYSWLKFPYIKDLGYPDGIYRVAPLSRLNVADKMPDAAPLAQEALNEFRDLFGYAQEPLLFHWARLIELLAASECAADALEGDLSGQKFPDSLERTAGEGVGIVEASRGTLTHHYACDENGNVTKANIVVATIQNNPAMEMGIQKVAQDYIKPGVEVDDKIFNLMEMVIRAYDPCLSCATHEIDSQMRLATLEVYDSEGHLVKRI